In Pleurocapsa sp. PCC 7319, the following are encoded in one genomic region:
- a CDS encoding type II toxin-antitoxin system HicB family antitoxin: MTKKEFYVLIERDEDGYYVGEVPQLKACYSQGETIDELIENMKEVIELCIEESSEESSSEFVGIQKIVI; the protein is encoded by the coding sequence ATAACCAAAAAAGAGTTTTACGTTCTGATCGAACGGGATGAAGACGGATACTACGTTGGAGAAGTACCCCAGCTAAAAGCTTGTTACAGTCAAGGAGAAACAATTGATGAATTAATAGAGAATATGAAAGAAGTAATCGAACTTTGCATAGAAGAATCAAGCGAAGAATCAAGCTCGGAATTTGTCGGAATCCAAAAAATTGTCATTTAA
- a CDS encoding type II toxin-antitoxin system HicA family toxin, giving the protein MPKLPVVTASEVIKALEEIGFQVVRQKGSHVRMKHKDSRVVTVPIHKGKTIGKGLLRKILRDAEMTVEEFIRLL; this is encoded by the coding sequence ATGCCAAAACTTCCAGTAGTTACAGCAAGCGAAGTTATTAAGGCTTTAGAGGAAATTGGTTTTCAAGTCGTAAGGCAAAAAGGAAGTCATGTAAGGATGAAGCACAAAGATAGTCGTGTTGTGACTGTTCCTATTCATAAAGGAAAAACTATTGGTAAAGGTTTGTTGCGTAAAATACTGCGAGATGCAGAAATGACTGTAGAAGAATTTATCAGGCTATTGTAG
- a CDS encoding F0F1 ATP synthase subunit epsilon: MKLKVLIPTEVLIDRQVTKVIAEAENGHFCLLPNHIDFVTALVPGILSFTSDKGSEIFVAVDEGILVKCGQEVLVSTLNAIEGNNLETLKQTVAEQFQMLDEKEKLTRSALAQFEASMMRHFKELGHG, translated from the coding sequence ATGAAGTTGAAAGTTTTAATCCCCACAGAAGTATTAATTGATCGCCAAGTTACCAAAGTCATCGCTGAAGCAGAAAACGGTCATTTTTGCCTTTTACCAAATCACATTGATTTTGTTACAGCATTAGTCCCTGGAATACTTAGTTTTACAAGCGATAAAGGCTCAGAAATATTTGTTGCTGTAGATGAAGGAATTTTAGTTAAATGTGGTCAAGAAGTTCTAGTATCTACCCTTAATGCTATTGAAGGCAATAATTTAGAAACTCTGAAACAAACTGTCGCTGAACAGTTTCAAATGTTAGATGAAAAAGAAAAGTTAACCCGTTCGGCTTTAGCCCAGTTTGAAGCAAGTATGATGCGTCATTTTAAGGAGTTAGGTCATGGATAA
- a CDS encoding AtpZ/AtpI family protein has product MDKNKSRWRNFQRQIGTKSDRKIKAKKEAKNIWFGLGMFGMVGWSVAIPSLLGIGLGVWIDTHIQSKYSWTLMFLVIGVALGCFNAWYWISKESQSD; this is encoded by the coding sequence ATGGATAAAAATAAGTCGAGATGGCGAAATTTTCAACGTCAGATCGGAACCAAAAGCGATCGCAAAATTAAAGCTAAAAAAGAAGCTAAAAATATTTGGTTTGGTTTAGGGATGTTTGGCATGGTGGGATGGTCAGTCGCCATTCCCTCCTTGTTAGGTATTGGCTTAGGGGTATGGATCGACACTCATATTCAGAGTAAATATTCTTGGACTCTAATGTTTTTAGTAATCGGCGTAGCCTTGGGTTGTTTCAATGCCTGGTATTGGATCAGCAAGGAGAGTCAAAGTGATTGA
- a CDS encoding cation:proton antiporter — protein MIEGETLLLFLVLLVGITIILSILIKAGLERIGIPALVGYLLLGVTVGFINNQIYFLSPSVREVYAFLAELGIISLLFRVGLESNLAGLIRQLPHACFILLGNLSFSGILGFFAASKLLQLDLIPSLFISIALMATSVGISVNVWQEAQALNTDNGELLIDIAEMDDIAAIALMSLFFAMIPVLNGDVEANQLRKHEAIWGKETTETHSESWDSE, from the coding sequence GTGATTGAAGGGGAAACTTTACTCTTATTTTTGGTTTTACTGGTGGGAATCACGATTATTCTTAGTATTTTAATCAAGGCTGGTTTGGAAAGAATTGGTATTCCAGCTTTGGTAGGCTATTTACTCTTGGGTGTAACTGTAGGATTTATCAATAATCAAATATATTTTTTATCACCATCAGTTAGAGAAGTATATGCTTTTCTTGCTGAGTTAGGCATTATTTCTCTGTTGTTTAGAGTTGGTTTAGAAAGTAATTTAGCAGGATTAATTCGCCAATTACCTCACGCTTGTTTTATTTTACTGGGGAACCTTTCTTTTAGTGGCATATTAGGATTTTTTGCTGCCTCAAAACTGCTTCAACTGGACCTTATTCCCAGTCTTTTCATCAGTATTGCTTTGATGGCTACTAGTGTTGGTATCTCAGTTAATGTTTGGCAGGAAGCTCAGGCTTTAAATACTGATAATGGCGAACTATTAATAGACATTGCCGAAATGGATGATATTGCGGCGATCGCCTTAATGTCTTTATTTTTTGCGATGATACCCGTTTTAAATGGTGATGTGGAAGCTAATCAACTGCGGAAGCATGAGGCAATTTGGGGCAAGGAAACGACAGAAACTCATTCTGAGTCTTGGGACTCAGAATGA
- a CDS encoding ATP synthase subunit I, giving the protein MPIIALIIGSALGLFYFGGLWLTVQQLPVTKHPYRLIFFSFIFRLGITLFILSLILSGNNIYNVIPLLTCCLGFLAVRTIMILFIQSRSKAIP; this is encoded by the coding sequence ATGCCAATAATTGCTTTGATCATTGGTTCTGCTTTGGGATTATTTTATTTCGGTGGTTTGTGGTTAACGGTGCAACAACTACCAGTTACTAAGCATCCTTACAGATTAATCTTCTTCAGTTTTATATTTAGGCTCGGAATTACTCTGTTTATTTTGTCTCTCATCCTCAGTGGTAACAACATATATAATGTAATTCCCTTGTTGACCTGTTGTTTGGGATTTTTAGCGGTTAGAACAATTATGATCTTGTTTATTCAGTCCCGTAGCAAAGCAATACCATAG
- a CDS encoding F0F1 ATP synthase subunit A, whose translation MNLTPDQIIFWQRGIITLNATLIFTWLVMVLLVISSWLITRKLSASTNISPGQNLLEVLVQGIGNQIEEVSQQEPEPYIPFIGTLFIFIAVSNLLSIIPGYQPPTGSLSTTAALAICVFFAVPLYGIKKQGFVGYFKKYYLQPTPFMLPFNIIGRFSNTISLSVRLFGNVMSGTMIVAILLSIAPLFFPIIMQAMGLLTGLIQAYIFAILAMVFIAAATTSN comes from the coding sequence ATGAATTTAACTCCAGATCAAATAATTTTCTGGCAGAGAGGAATAATTACACTCAATGCAACCTTAATCTTTACTTGGTTAGTAATGGTTTTACTTGTTATTAGTTCTTGGCTGATTACTCGTAAATTATCTGCATCTACTAATATTTCACCAGGACAAAATCTGTTAGAAGTTTTGGTACAGGGAATTGGCAATCAAATTGAAGAAGTTAGCCAACAAGAACCAGAACCTTATATTCCTTTTATTGGAACTCTATTTATTTTTATTGCTGTTTCCAATCTTCTCAGTATTATTCCTGGCTATCAGCCGCCTACAGGCTCCCTTTCTACGACTGCTGCATTAGCAATATGTGTCTTTTTTGCTGTTCCTCTGTATGGCATTAAAAAGCAAGGATTTGTCGGCTATTTTAAGAAGTACTATCTCCAGCCCACTCCTTTTATGCTGCCTTTTAATATCATTGGTAGATTCTCGAACACAATTTCCTTATCAGTGCGTCTATTTGGCAATGTCATGAGTGGCACTATGATTGTCGCTATTTTACTATCGATCGCACCGTTATTTTTCCCCATCATTATGCAAGCGATGGGATTATTAACCGGATTGATTCAAGCTTACATTTTTGCCATCTTAGCCATGGTTTTTATCGCCGCAGCCACTACAAGCAACTAG
- a CDS encoding F0F1 ATP synthase subunit C, with the protein MDNLALIGMASIVTAGLTIALGSIAPALGEGKALAQALNAIAQQPDEAKNITRTLFVGMALVESTAIYCFVITLILIFANPFWSYFIDKAGG; encoded by the coding sequence ATGGATAATCTCGCATTAATCGGTATGGCATCAATCGTAACCGCAGGATTGACAATTGCTCTCGGTTCAATTGCCCCAGCATTAGGAGAAGGGAAAGCCCTGGCACAAGCCTTAAATGCGATCGCTCAACAACCAGATGAAGCTAAAAATATTACTCGCACCTTGTTTGTCGGAATGGCTTTAGTGGAATCAACTGCTATTTATTGCTTTGTGATTACTTTGATTTTGATTTTTGCTAATCCTTTTTGGAGTTACTTTATCGATAAAGCAGGAGGATAG
- a CDS encoding GNAT family N-acetyltransferase, with translation MSDIPEVTLNLRSATSADLTLLQHWDKQPHVIASDPNDDWAWEIELERDPEGREQLIAEIDGRPIGFIQIIDPAKEESHYWGNVPENLRAIDIWIGEETDLGKGYGTKMMQLALSRCFTDSQVKAVLVDPLANNIRAHNFYERLGFQFIEQRRFGNDDCFVYCLEREDWHTGNSRF, from the coding sequence ATGTCAGACATTCCAGAAGTCACGCTCAATTTACGCTCCGCTACCTCAGCTGATTTGACTCTGCTGCAACACTGGGATAAACAACCTCATGTAATTGCCTCCGATCCTAATGATGACTGGGCTTGGGAAATAGAACTTGAGCGTGACCCCGAAGGTCGCGAGCAATTAATTGCTGAAATTGATGGTCGTCCTATCGGATTTATACAGATTATCGATCCAGCAAAGGAAGAAAGCCATTATTGGGGAAATGTCCCAGAGAATCTTCGTGCTATTGATATCTGGATTGGGGAAGAAACTGATTTGGGCAAAGGTTATGGAACCAAAATGATGCAGCTAGCCCTTTCCCGATGTTTTACTGACTCGCAGGTTAAGGCTGTACTAGTCGACCCACTCGCTAATAATATCCGTGCCCATAACTTTTATGAACGTCTTGGCTTTCAATTTATTGAACAGCGAAGATTTGGTAATGATGACTGCTTTGTTTATTGCTTAGAGCGAGAGGATTGGCATACTGGAAATTCCCGATTTTAA
- a CDS encoding ATP-binding protein, producing MRKDNPVPKLDLAPKLKRPLSLWNPSDYLRLLYWVFYFPQALRWYVDTFGGGYIPPTILNLGKRWKLRLQNPVQRKLLIQELLLIVLIPLFIVSILWIFNGLFINRFFNGSFTASAIFVILGSIIFGLLLTTVWDIGLGIAGSVAYGVAYGVASGVALGVAFSMALGVAFSMAYGVALGVALGVADGVVLGVAFGVAFGVAYGVADGVADGVAFGVAEGVADGVADGVAEGVVFGVALGVVFGVALGVAEGVARVRWRGITNGILFSATLGVAYGVALGVVLGVAYGVAYGVAYGVAYGVVFCIISFRPDNWLFSLTFKSTKHKYDALQFPHVTLLKNYDLISQLQKSLQQDWVIGLHNVNQILKFTLQLTHVLPPIKKVLLKLPDEQVIYRVNQLVDHTNNWNLVRSLVKFRSQIPCFATTNGFWYLHKKQPDKATEEFTLVRSLLYGEEIFTLAQTLAMFQQTQEINNIASLEIPSISTEKLLRPNTWQTMNSLRRVVEDIKLIQHSASRNTKSFAYSRAIGELTEVIDNQANIPEAERELIVDIAQTWKQSLERIGKDIGNVTITQPVRNPYVIGNPVTGSLFVGREDILRQLEELWITGNQLQSVVLFGHRRMGKSSILINASNSTGAEIKVIYVNLQRLGVVSQGVAEVLMAISDEIATAFQIDPPDDDAFLKLPQRTFERYLKQVLASMEYRGLIIALDEFETIEELIQKGQIDPDFMGFLRGLVQMNPEKIAFAFAGLHTLEEMTADYFQPFFASVIPIRVSFLKPGSTKTILANPTSNIPPFLRGARGDRTPFLRGDRGDRTPFLRGDRGDQTPINDEAAHEFLLDYTGEALDLIYSLTSGQPYLVQLIGFQLVRNYNDQVFEQGSSRDNTFTVEDIEAVINQKFFQQGRYYFEGVWGQAEQDAAGQQEIITALAPHPQGLNSDALVTATNLRNRTLPEALETLIRHDVIEKKDSNYRIIVELFRQWVLTINRMESHF from the coding sequence ATGAGGAAAGATAACCCTGTCCCAAAATTAGATTTAGCACCCAAGCTCAAACGCCCTTTATCTTTATGGAATCCTTCTGATTATTTACGTTTGCTGTATTGGGTGTTTTATTTTCCTCAAGCATTGCGTTGGTATGTCGATACTTTTGGCGGTGGATATATTCCGCCTACTATTCTGAATTTAGGCAAGAGGTGGAAGTTACGTCTTCAGAATCCTGTCCAAAGAAAATTATTAATACAAGAATTATTATTAATAGTACTTATTCCCTTATTTATAGTATCTATTCTCTGGATTTTTAATGGATTATTTATCAATAGATTCTTTAATGGAAGTTTTACTGCAAGTGCCATCTTTGTAATTCTGGGAAGTATTATATTTGGTTTATTGTTAACTACTGTCTGGGACATCGGATTAGGGATCGCGGGAAGCGTGGCATATGGCGTGGCATATGGCGTGGCATCAGGCGTGGCATTAGGCGTGGCATTTAGCATGGCATTAGGCGTGGCATTTAGCATGGCATATGGCGTGGCATTAGGCGTGGCATTAGGCGTGGCAGATGGCGTGGTATTAGGCGTGGCATTTGGCGTGGCATTTGGCGTGGCATATGGCGTGGCAGATGGCGTGGCAGATGGCGTGGCATTTGGCGTGGCAGAGGGCGTGGCAGATGGCGTGGCAGATGGCGTGGCAGAGGGCGTGGTATTTGGCGTGGCATTAGGCGTGGTATTTGGCGTGGCATTAGGCGTGGCAGAGGGCGTGGCAAGAGTGAGATGGCGAGGAATAACAAATGGAATATTATTTAGTGCGACATTAGGCGTGGCATATGGCGTGGCATTAGGCGTGGTATTAGGCGTGGCATATGGCGTGGCATATGGCGTGGCATATGGCGTGGCATATGGCGTAGTGTTTTGCATCATATCTTTTCGTCCAGATAATTGGTTATTCAGCTTGACTTTCAAGTCAACAAAACATAAATACGATGCATTGCAATTTCCTCATGTCACCTTACTGAAGAATTATGATCTTATTTCCCAACTACAAAAATCTCTACAACAGGATTGGGTAATAGGACTGCATAATGTCAATCAAATTCTTAAATTTACCCTTCAATTGACTCATGTATTACCACCAATCAAGAAAGTATTGCTAAAATTGCCTGATGAGCAAGTTATTTATCGTGTCAATCAGTTAGTCGATCATACAAATAACTGGAATTTAGTTCGTTCATTAGTAAAATTTCGTTCCCAAATCCCCTGTTTTGCTACTACCAATGGATTTTGGTATCTCCACAAAAAACAACCAGATAAGGCAACTGAAGAATTTACTCTAGTTCGCTCTTTACTCTATGGAGAGGAAATATTTACCTTGGCACAAACTCTGGCAATGTTCCAACAAACACAAGAAATAAACAACATTGCCAGTTTAGAAATTCCCAGTATCTCTACAGAAAAACTCTTACGCCCGAATACTTGGCAAACAATGAATAGTCTAAGAAGAGTAGTAGAAGATATTAAATTAATTCAGCACAGTGCTTCTCGCAACACAAAATCTTTTGCTTATAGTCGCGCTATCGGAGAATTAACAGAAGTTATCGATAATCAAGCCAATATTCCCGAAGCAGAAAGAGAATTAATCGTCGATATTGCCCAAACTTGGAAACAATCTCTAGAAAGAATTGGTAAGGATATTGGCAACGTTACTATTACTCAACCAGTTCGCAATCCCTATGTGATTGGCAATCCTGTAACAGGAAGTTTATTCGTTGGCAGAGAAGATATTCTACGACAGTTAGAAGAATTGTGGATTACAGGCAATCAACTGCAATCGGTGGTGTTGTTTGGACATCGGCGCATGGGTAAAAGTTCGATTTTGATTAATGCTTCTAATTCTACAGGAGCGGAAATTAAAGTTATTTATGTTAATTTGCAGCGTTTAGGTGTAGTCTCCCAAGGTGTAGCGGAAGTGCTGATGGCAATTAGCGATGAGATTGCCACTGCTTTTCAGATCGATCCACCTGATGATGATGCTTTTCTCAAGCTACCTCAACGTACTTTTGAACGTTATCTAAAGCAAGTATTAGCGAGTATGGAATATCGGGGTTTAATTATTGCCCTAGATGAATTTGAAACCATCGAAGAATTAATTCAAAAAGGACAAATCGATCCTGATTTTATGGGCTTCCTGCGAGGTTTAGTGCAAATGAATCCAGAAAAAATCGCTTTTGCTTTCGCTGGATTGCACACTTTAGAAGAAATGACAGCAGATTACTTTCAACCCTTCTTTGCCAGCGTCATTCCCATTCGTGTTAGTTTTCTCAAACCTGGGTCTACCAAAACTATTCTTGCCAACCCCACTTCAAACATTCCCCCTTTTCTAAGGGGGGCTAGGGGGGATCGAACTCCTTTTCTAAGGGGGGATAGGGGGGATCGAACTCCTTTTCTAAGGGGGGATAGGGGGGATCAAACTCCCATTAATGACGAAGCAGCCCATGAATTCCTCCTCGACTATACAGGCGAAGCACTAGACTTAATCTACTCTCTTACTTCAGGACAACCTTATCTAGTCCAACTAATCGGCTTTCAATTAGTCCGCAACTACAATGATCAAGTATTTGAACAAGGAAGTTCTCGCGATAACACTTTTACAGTAGAAGATATAGAAGCAGTAATTAATCAAAAATTCTTCCAACAAGGACGTTACTATTTTGAGGGAGTCTGGGGGCAAGCAGAGCAAGACGCAGCGGGACAACAGGAGATAATTACAGCTTTAGCACCTCATCCTCAGGGATTAAATTCAGACGCTCTTGTCACTGCTACAAATTTGCGCAATCGCACTTTACCAGAAGCATTAGAAACTTTAATCCGTCATGATGTCATCGAGAAAAAAGATTCTAACTATCGCATTATTGTCGAACTATTCCGCCAGTGGGTTCTCACTATAAATAGAATGGAGTCTCATTTCTAA
- a CDS encoding CHAT domain-containing protein, translating to MKTEILVLASNPQGTVKLELEREIRAIEDALDRGKKREYFGLRSKVAVRIQDLQTTILEEKPRIVHFSGHGMGSPGLVLETEFGQKRQVNTQAIADLCKLFATQIEVVVLSACYSEIQASEINQHINYVIGTKKEIRDDAAIAFTKGFYLALFNGESIDFAFELGCNRIQLEIYKNENPERKLVPVYSEEENKAIALSQHEVLALLKKDPLNKIITSDRVSSVVNNLPNPFNHLAGRIEDSSLVFGRETEIKRIFELLNDNNSVAIIGEPEIGKSSLLKVIEEQSATKLQHRKPIYLNLGDVYDEEDFYFALCELIGIPELKGFKLSRELKKHKLLLILDNVEKMAWDGFTNQIRSQIRALAEGVNAPLRLVIAANKPLNCLFPDSGMVSPFENVCLEEPINKWCEQTVGNFIASRLKATPISFTQPEIARIIQDSHGHPKVVMRLCYDIYQLYREKML from the coding sequence ATGAAGACCGAGATTTTGGTTTTAGCATCTAATCCCCAAGGAACAGTAAAACTAGAACTTGAGAGAGAAATTCGCGCCATTGAAGATGCTCTAGATCGAGGCAAAAAAAGAGAGTATTTTGGTTTACGCTCTAAAGTCGCAGTTCGGATTCAAGATTTACAAACAACGATTCTGGAAGAAAAACCCAGGATCGTTCATTTCTCTGGACACGGGATGGGTAGCCCAGGATTAGTTTTAGAAACTGAATTTGGACAAAAGCGGCAAGTAAATACTCAAGCGATCGCCGATTTATGCAAATTATTTGCTACTCAGATAGAGGTCGTGGTGTTGAGTGCTTGTTATTCAGAGATTCAAGCATCTGAAATTAACCAGCATATAAATTATGTGATTGGCACCAAGAAGGAAATTAGAGACGATGCAGCGATCGCTTTTACTAAAGGCTTTTATCTGGCATTATTTAACGGCGAGTCAATCGATTTTGCTTTTGAATTAGGCTGCAACCGCATTCAACTAGAAATTTACAAAAATGAAAATCCTGAGCGAAAATTAGTTCCCGTATATTCAGAAGAAGAGAATAAAGCGATCGCACTTTCCCAGCATGAAGTTCTGGCGTTACTAAAAAAAGATCCCCTTAATAAAATTATTACCAGCGATCGGGTTTCATCTGTAGTTAACAATCTCCCTAATCCCTTCAATCATTTGGCAGGAAGAATTGAAGACTCTAGCTTAGTATTTGGTCGAGAAACAGAAATTAAGCGCATCTTTGAGTTATTAAATGATAACAATAGCGTGGCGATTATTGGTGAACCAGAAATCGGCAAGTCTTCTTTGCTGAAAGTGATTGAAGAACAATCAGCTACCAAGTTACAACATCGTAAGCCAATTTATCTTAATTTAGGTGATGTTTACGATGAGGAAGATTTTTATTTTGCCTTATGCGAACTCATTGGTATTCCTGAGCTAAAAGGTTTTAAATTATCTCGCGAACTTAAAAAACACAAACTATTGCTAATTTTAGATAACGTAGAAAAAATGGCTTGGGATGGGTTTACTAATCAAATTAGAAGTCAAATTCGTGCTTTAGCTGAAGGAGTCAATGCACCACTACGTTTAGTAATTGCAGCAAATAAGCCTTTAAACTGTTTGTTTCCTGATAGTGGTATGGTATCGCCCTTTGAAAATGTTTGTTTAGAGGAACCAATCAATAAATGGTGTGAACAAACTGTTGGTAATTTTATTGCTAGTCGTTTAAAAGCCACTCCTATTAGTTTTACGCAACCAGAAATTGCCAGAATTATCCAGGATAGTCATGGTCATCCCAAGGTTGTCATGCGGTTGTGTTATGACATCTATCAGCTATACCGAGAAAAGATGCTATGA
- the arsC gene encoding arsenate reductase, glutathione/glutaredoxin type, giving the protein MKKVMFVCRRNSCRSQMAEGFARKLGAGKIEVSSSGLEASRVHPTAIRVMSEVGIDLNNQTSDALSDFQADDYDAVISMCGCGTTLPTEWLTQEVFEDWDLDDPDGQPIATFHHVRDEIKQRVSKLIDSLG; this is encoded by the coding sequence ATGAAAAAAGTAATGTTTGTCTGTCGCCGAAATTCCTGTAGATCGCAAATGGCAGAAGGATTTGCTAGAAAATTAGGTGCGGGAAAAATAGAAGTTAGTTCTTCAGGTCTAGAAGCTAGTCGGGTTCATCCCACAGCGATCAGAGTAATGTCCGAAGTTGGTATTGATCTTAATAATCAAACTTCTGATGCTTTAAGTGATTTCCAGGCTGATGATTATGATGCGGTGATTTCTATGTGTGGCTGTGGCACAACTTTACCAACTGAATGGTTAACACAAGAAGTTTTTGAAGATTGGGATTTAGACGATCCTGATGGACAACCGATCGCTACTTTTCACCACGTTAGAGATGAAATAAAGCAACGAGTATCAAAACTAATTGATTCGCTAGGATAA
- the arsB gene encoding ACR3 family arsenite efflux transporter, protein MSNSPINSQAVKAGSQLNYFEKYLTLWVLACIMGGIILGKLFPGIAQTLDSMSIYNVSLPIAVCLFFMMYPIMVKIDFSQAIQAAKTPKPVVLTLVINWLIKPFTMVVFAQFFLGWLFRPLLSATEIIRGTEIALADSYIAGAILLGIAPCTAMVLMWGYLSYSNQGHTLVMVAVNSLAMLILYAPLGKWLLSANNLTVPWQTIVLSVLIYVGLPLLAGVLSRHLIFKYKGKNWFEQEFLHYLSPVAIAAMLITLVLLFAFKGDLISSNPLHILLIAIPLFLQTNFIFFITYIAGLKLGLDYEDAAPAALIGASNHFEVAIATAVILFGLNSGAALATVVGVLIEVPVMLMLVEFCKHTASWFPRHPEKATLLDPRCCK, encoded by the coding sequence ATGAGTAATTCTCCAATTAATTCCCAAGCGGTAAAAGCAGGAAGTCAGCTTAATTATTTTGAAAAATATCTGACTCTTTGGGTTCTGGCTTGCATTATGGGAGGGATCATTTTGGGAAAACTGTTTCCTGGAATCGCCCAAACTTTAGATTCTATGAGCATTTATAATGTTTCTCTCCCTATTGCTGTCTGTCTTTTTTTCATGATGTATCCCATCATGGTTAAGATCGACTTTTCTCAGGCAATACAGGCAGCAAAAACCCCCAAGCCAGTCGTTCTCACCTTGGTGATTAATTGGTTGATCAAACCCTTTACGATGGTAGTATTTGCTCAGTTTTTTCTCGGTTGGTTATTTCGTCCGTTGCTAAGTGCCACGGAAATAATCAGAGGTACTGAGATCGCTTTAGCGGATTCCTATATTGCTGGAGCAATTTTACTAGGCATTGCTCCCTGTACGGCAATGGTGTTGATGTGGGGTTATCTTTCTTATAGCAATCAAGGACATACTTTGGTAATGGTGGCAGTTAACTCGCTGGCAATGCTGATTTTGTATGCACCCTTGGGCAAATGGCTACTTTCGGCAAATAACTTAACTGTTCCCTGGCAAACTATTGTATTGTCAGTTCTAATTTATGTGGGATTACCTTTATTAGCGGGAGTATTGAGCCGCCATCTAATTTTTAAATACAAGGGAAAAAATTGGTTTGAACAAGAGTTTTTACACTATCTTTCTCCTGTGGCGATCGCCGCTATGTTAATTACCTTAGTACTGCTCTTCGCTTTTAAAGGAGACTTGATTTCGAGTAATCCTCTACATATTCTGTTAATTGCTATTCCTCTATTTTTGCAGACTAACTTTATCTTTTTCATTACTTATATTGCCGGACTAAAACTGGGATTGGATTACGAAGATGCTGCCCCTGCGGCTTTGATAGGTGCCAGTAATCATTTTGAAGTAGCGATCGCCACTGCTGTAATTTTATTTGGTTTAAATTCTGGTGCCGCTTTAGCTACCGTTGTGGGAGTTTTGATCGAAGTGCCAGTAATGTTGATGTTGGTGGAGTTTTGTAAACATACTGCTTCTTGGTTTCCTCGGCATCCAGAGAAGGCTACTTTATTAGATCCTCGTTGTTGCAAATAA
- a CDS encoding helix-turn-helix transcriptional regulator, with amino-acid sequence MQVSDSQDTTIIMAGFHALSDSLRLQIIQLLQEQELCVCDLCDHLNVNQSKLSFHLKTLKEAGLIRPRQSGRWIYYSLSLSQFALFEQYLTDIRRSAVIAPRQNCD; translated from the coding sequence ATGCAAGTTTCTGACTCGCAAGACACTACTATTATTATGGCAGGGTTTCACGCCCTCTCTGACTCGTTGCGTCTCCAGATTATTCAACTATTACAGGAGCAAGAATTATGTGTCTGTGATTTATGCGATCACCTTAATGTTAATCAATCTAAGCTTTCTTTTCATCTTAAAACCCTCAAAGAAGCGGGTTTAATTCGCCCCCGCCAGTCGGGACGCTGGATTTATTACAGTCTGAGCTTATCTCAGTTCGCTCTATTTGAACAGTATTTAACTGATATACGTCGAAGTGCGGTGATTGCTCCTCGTCAGAATTGCGATTAA
- a CDS encoding Npun_F0494 family protein yields the protein MTTNFSNQAIEYDPRTIKRAKRALSCSPFCLKLFQEMRNQSVPIQQIAGATGLKLGYATLALSEPKTEDKLVWLINVGLLRREVDGQGLTDSFRLTPLGRNIVAEWEQEREEIPPASLIDRIYNRLNHWL from the coding sequence ATGACCACTAATTTCAGTAATCAAGCCATTGAGTATGATCCACGCACAATTAAGAGAGCAAAAAGAGCATTATCTTGTTCTCCGTTTTGTTTAAAACTGTTCCAGGAAATGCGGAATCAAAGTGTACCTATTCAGCAAATTGCGGGGGCAACAGGTCTGAAATTAGGTTATGCTACCTTAGCTTTAAGTGAACCAAAAACGGAAGATAAATTAGTTTGGTTAATTAATGTCGGTTTACTACGTCGAGAAGTAGATGGACAAGGCTTAACTGATAGTTTTCGTCTAACTCCTTTAGGCAGAAATATTGTCGCTGAGTGGGAACAGGAAAGAGAGGAAATCCCTCCTGCTTCTCTAATCGATAGAATTTATAATCGGCTCAATCATTGGCTATAA